In the genome of Impatiens glandulifera chromosome 6, dImpGla2.1, whole genome shotgun sequence, the window ttttttttatcatgattaatattttatgtagcataatttaaaaattattaaaataaaaagtgaaagttattttatttgtatttaatataaaagatgtACTTAAATaagatgaaatattttaattcacaCTCCACTTTTTACATTTTGAACAactttaaaattgtttataattgataggtaataaaatacaaattttaaaaaagactATTAGATTTTCATAAtcctattttattaatttataacaaatgtAGATTAAACTAGACCTAAGATAAGAAAGATGAGTATAAATGGAGTCCATATCTCAACTTTTTTAAGTGAGAAATCTAGAAAAGTGAGAAAAGCAAGCAATGGCAAATACTGAGACAGCAGCACCAAAGCTTCCCATCATTGACCTACGAGGCTTGATCTTTGGAACAAGCTCGTGGATTTCAACATGCAAAGAAATCCGAAGAGCCCTAGAAGAATACGGTTATTTCGTGGCGCTTTCGGACATTGTATCAGATGATCTTCAAGATGATGTTTTTAAGTGTCTTAAGGATCTGTTTAGCTTGCCATCGGAGATCAAATCCAAGAATATCTCCGACAAGCCTTTCCATGGTTACTTCGGACGGAGACCTTTATCTCCTCTAATGGAGAGCCTGGGAATTGAAAACCCCAATTATCTTCAATCAGTTCAAGATTTTGCTGCTCTAATGTGGCCCCAAGGAAATCATTCCTTCTGGTATATCCATTTTATTTGCTtgtatctttttttttcatattaagatgtttatttgaaagtgaTTGAATAGCTTTATAATTTgtgagatttttattttacttgaaTTTATTTTCGGGATGATTAGCATTACTAGCTATATAGGTGTATCCCTTTTAAAATAAggaattattaatgaaaattgaacttaaaactttaatttttaagataAGAACTTTGACAAGTGAACTAGTACTGGATTAGATGTAATAAATTTGAACTTAACTCAAATTAAGATGCTAAACTAAGTGTTAATGTTCTATTTAGACTCAGTATatcctaatttaaataaaattaatttttcttatcaccaatatgaaaagaaaaaagaaattacaCCGTGAGTAAATTTATCAACTAAATAccttctaaattttttattttgaaattgagTCTAGTCTTATTCAtcttttaaaattgttattaaagaTTGttagtaaatatatttataaatttttttaaaatttgaaaattaaaaacaacTTAGAAAGTAGCTAAAAAAATGCTTATAAgtattatactaaaataaataaatgtaccGACACTATTAAGTGTCGGTAAAGTATTCGCCGGCCTTAATTTAGCGACGCTAAATATGCGCAGATAAATGTTTTTTAGTGTTGGTAAATAAATGTATTGTTTTTTAGTGACATTTGTTTTCAATATAATTCCATTATGCTGATTTAACAACTAATATTCTTTCATTAACAATGAATTATAGTGAGACTATTCATAAGTACGGAAATATAACCATTGGACTAGAAGAAATGGTGACAAGAATGTTGTTTGATAGTTACGGCATAGAGAAGAAACAATGTGAGGCACACATTGAATCAATAAACTACCTTTTTAGAGTGTTGGAATACAAACCACCTAAGGCATGTGAAGTCGGAAAAGGCACTTTCGCTCATACTGACAAGGACTTTCTGACAGTTATTCAGTGTCAAACAAGTGGTTTAGAGGTGAAAACAAAGACGGGGGTTTGGTTATCTGTCGATCTTCCTCCTTCATCTTTCTTCGTCATGGCTGGAGAGGCTTGCAAGGTAAAATTAGGGTTTCTTTTAACATTTTGTTCATTTAAGAGATTAATTGTAATTAAGTTGGTTAATTAATTAGGGATGGAGTAATGGTAGGGTGCACTCCGTTGTGCATCAAGTGAAGATGGAGCCGACTATAGATCAAATGAGATACACTTTGGCGTTATTTGCTTACGGTAAAGGGACAATTCAAGTGGCTAAGGAGCTTATTGATGATGAACATCCCATGTTGTTTAAGTCATTTGATAACTATGAATTGCTTAGGTTCTATACTAAAGACCCAACAAAGCGCATTGTCAAAACCATTGAGGAATTCTGCGGTGTTTAAGATCATTTCATACATTAATTTGGCTCATTTGAAAAAGAGTAGTAGTAATAAGACATGGATTGAAATCTTGAAACTTATCGCTTGAATTATGAAGGAAAAGTTTGATGGATGTTTTGCTCTGGTGAGTTTTGCTTTCATTCATGTTTTTGCAATTAAATCATTTACttttgaagttattttgaaatgtagccaaattaataaaaataaaatcaataaaataggCTCGTTTGAAAAGTTTGTGAATGATTTACTTTGAATTTGTGACCTAGTAGTTCCTACCGAAACTAAGATGCTAAAGGTATTTTGATTCATCGTGCCATATGTtccaaaaaaattcaatatactATGGGAcagataacaaaaaaaaaaaaatcataaaaataaactgCCAAGATGTTAAACTCTAAGCCTATTTTTGTTGATATGGAgtaataaatagttaaaaaaaatatataaattcttacAATTGAGAGTATTTTAAGTtgtgaaaatttatttaaaatgatattttaattatatggtataacaaaaaaaaatatattctaaaatgaATTAACCATTATAAAATtatccataaacaaaatattatttatatataaatattatttaaaaaaatattatttaaatctaaataattttaatttgtaaaaattgatttaaatttaaatataatgcttatatttgtaaatttatcaagtttataaagttgaaaaaatattttttaaaaaatctaatcatgaatgatttatgtgttcgaaattttttaatttttattttactgtTAAAATATGACTTGCCTTTTAgctttttaaatgtttttaatttaatttttgtttatttaattattaaaataataacctGATGTATTTATTCAACAACTCAGATATCCAGATATGTTTTCTAGATATAATACACAAAGaccaattatataaatattactcaaaactaatattatttattattatatatatttatttaaaaaattaaaatattaaaaaattaactaaccaattcaaattaaatttttttaatactttttatatatataataaacttgattatttaataatccaatatagtaaaaaattgatatttatcaaaaataaaatttattataatagataattggaaaaaataaatattttaaattaatatatatatatatatatatataattaaaaaaatatgtattaataaaaatttattctttaaaatatacaGAATACAATGtcttgttttttataataataaattattgtaataaataattaaacaaatattaaaataatatttaaaattaatatattaattaaataaaaaatacgtGCTAATCAAAAAATGTTTAtacactattttatttttttataataacaaattattataatagataataaaacaaatattaaaatacatttaaaattaatacatatataaaaattaaatggtaataaaaaaattattctttaattataatttatttttttacaataataaatatatcttaaatatatttcttaataatttaaaacataacatatttagttaaatatatattccatttttttatttaaatatttttataaattcttttacatttttttaaaattaattttaacaaacatttttttatttcagtatttttaattaatatatataattattatttttcattaaaaaataatattatttattattttttgtgtctcaatttatttttttataataataaataggtttacaatacatttttaaattatttaaaacataacataattaattaaatatattttaaaatctaaaaaaaaattctcaatttcGCTTTTGGTATGATTTTAGGCTTTTACTCACCCTCCGTAGACGAACCTTGCggtcttaaaaaatatattcttaaacattcgattacatatttcaaaatgatctTAGGCTCTAACTCACCCTATGTGGACACGAATCATTGAGTTTTATCACAAATATTTGTGTTATTCAAGTTGACATTCTTTTCATGGACGAATCAATCTGTTACACTTTTAGCTCGATCTTAGGCTATAACTCACCCTCCGTGGATGAACCTTTGGGCTTTCTCATATGTGCTTGCGTTACTTAATCCGACATTATCTAATCATAAGTTAGATTTTGTaaccaatatatttttaattttttatctcatcataatttatctattcattttgttctaatataatatatatatataattaaaaatatttctctcctaattaatctattaatatttaataattataaaatgttattgTAACCCCGGGGAATTGTTTCCACGCAGCTTAGCATGTGTTTGGATGACACGTGACAATATGGAGAATATTGTAGGGTGGCTCGATGTTCAATATGTTTCAACCTTGATATGCATGCTACatatcttttgaaaataaaacattattttaaaatatttttaaaatatctgggagtttttaaaattaattataaaataattaatttattcaaattttaataatatggggatcaaatgttttttaaaacccggtttaaattaatcaaacataattaatttaataaaagtttatttatttgaaaatagagtcgtcaaataatttagaaaaaaatcaataaaagggtATACGTGTACAAATGTACTTTATACAAGAGTTTCTATAAGGGGTTCGAGTTTTGATTATGCTCGGAAAAGGGCTTTCGAGCTATATTCTTCGCGCCCGTTAAAGGAcggtcttatttttttttttaaagtctggctattataagttttatttataacatttatttttttcaattagtaGTGTGGGGTCCTAAATAATAGTAggtttagattacgtaaataattgtacaaaattatttaaaagggcgtacctacgattgcgttgatataaaactaagtaaaaaccctgaaaaatatcaaaaaaatgttattttaaaaataaattccaaacggggccttagtcaaaatatttgtttgagaaatatcccaaaaatatttaaatatcattttcaaacctttcggattatttgaaaatgaattggggttccaaaattacaaaaataattttaaattttgaaaaaaagaacTAAACAGACCTTAGGAACAGAGTCCAATGGTCTGGGTTCGGTTTTAACCGATCTGGGCTCGAGTGGTTCGGTCTAGACTAGGAAGGTCTAGATTAGGGCTCGGAGCACATAGTCGAGGGACCAGAGGGCCCGAACCTGGGTTTCGGGAGGCTCGGTCTTGAACTCAGATTGTTCGGTTCTGGGTCTAAGAGGCTCGGTCCCAGGTCTAGCTTCCCTGATCGTGGGACTTGGGAGTCTCGTTCCCAAGTCAAACCTCTCGGTCCGAGCCTAATATCGGTCATAGGTCTCCGTCCTGACTTAAGAATATCGGCCATTGATCTTGATCTTGACTCGAGAACAttggtccttggtctcggtcctaggtcaattttctTGGTCCTAAGTTTCGGTCAGGACCGAGGATTATCGGTCTTGTTTCTCGGCCCTAGTCTTACATGACTCGGTCGTCGGGGACCAAGTGctcttgaattggtcaagaaTTGTAGTCTTATAACTTTTCATACaaatcatgaaatcatgatatGTAAGTTGCAATCAACTCATATGATTGTAGGGATTAAAAGTCATAACCTTAATCACAATTAATTGAACTcttcaaatatcaattttaaaaaccgttttagttataaaaaattgggatcttttgaattatattatctCAAAGTCTAATTCTTGTTCCATTAACTTTTAAATGATGAacatagtcgaacacaaccaaaacaagaacatcactCAAGCTCTATAACAACTTTTGAAAACgaaattcaaactcatttttttcaaaatttcagttcGATCAAACATAATTAGGATGTTGTTATAATGATCtaaaaatcatcctaacatgtttacaaacatttttagcaactatttgaatcaaaaaatcaaacataaagctcaagaacatgaatttcAGAAAATCTAGAATTTTAAtccaattttttgtttttttagttttaggttgatttgatcataACTCTTTAACAAAAAGTTCATATAACATCTAGggaatgattttaaataaagaaatcacTTAATTAAACCCTAGAACGGATCAAACTGGTCAAACTTCGtaaaaaacaattttcaatcacaaatcaAATTACAAAGGATTTGGATGCTTAAAAAaggttggagaacactccaaggATGTATTAGAAGATTTTCCAAAGCTTGGATCAAAGCTTTGATCTCCGGAGATGATTTTCACAAAAACTAGTTTGGCCAGAATCTTTGATTCTTTGATTTTGTCTGTGATATGTGAATAATTATTTGATGTCTTGGTAGAGGAATACCTAGGGACTATTTACACTAGGTTAGGTCGGTTGAGGAGAATTCAACTCCAATTTTATCATCGGAGTTCTTATCCCTAAATTCGATCTTATCTTGGGCAGCTTAGTTCTAGGCTAAGGCGGTGATTCTAGGTATAGGGCTATTGATGGTGAAGATAAGGAGAGCA includes:
- the LOC124943283 gene encoding probable 2-oxoglutarate-dependent dioxygenase AOP1.2: MANTETAAPKLPIIDLRGLIFGTSSWISTCKEIRRALEEYGYFVALSDIVSDDLQDDVFKCLKDLFSLPSEIKSKNISDKPFHGYFGRRPLSPLMESLGIENPNYLQSVQDFAALMWPQGNHSFCETIHKYGNITIGLEEMVTRMLFDSYGIEKKQCEAHIESINYLFRVLEYKPPKACEVGKGTFAHTDKDFLTVIQCQTSGLEVKTKTGVWLSVDLPPSSFFVMAGEACKVKLGFLLTFCSFKRLIVIKLVN